The DNA region CGAGTTTATCGAATGTTAATCCTTTCAATATAAACTGTTAATTTCTATAAAGCCCGCTCTTAAGAACATGCATTTATTCTGATGAGAAGGATTTAAAAAATACAGAGAGGAGTTGTCGAAGTGGTCCTTTACTACATAATAGCGTCGTGGACATGATTCAAGTTTACTTTATCAACTTCCCCGTTTTTAATGCAGCTGATTCCTTCTTAAGCATCGGAGTCATTATTGTGATCTTCTCTAGCTTAAGAGAGTTGCCTGTCAGGGATCATGATCATGATATGCCCCCTCAATAAACAATGGATCATATCCCCCTCCTTTATGGAATGTTCATATTTTTAATATCAATCTTTCATTAATCTAAAATCAACTCTTTATGTCCTGTCTTTAAGATTAAGAAAACAAGGTCAATAAAATGTGGAGGAGAACGCTTATGGAAAACAATATCCTACTTGATGCAAAGGGATTGACGAAAACCTTCGGTACCAGAACCGCTGTCGATCGTCTCGATCTTCGGATTGAGCAAGGCGATATTTACGGTTTCCTCGGAACGAACGGATCCGGAAAAACTACAACGATCCGGATGCTGACGGGACTGATTCATCCCGATGCAGGAGAGGTGAGGATTGGAGGATATCGTCTGAGATCGCATTTTAAAGATGCAATAGCGCTTGTTGGCGCTATTGTAGAGCAACCGGCCTTTTATGCCTATCTTTCCGCCTATGACAATCTCATGTTAGCAGCGAACCTTCTGAAGGACGTGACTCGAACACGCGTGCTGGAAGTTCTGGAGCTCGTTGGTTTGACCGATCGGGCAAAAGACAAGGTTGGATCCTATTCGCTGGGCATGAGGCAGCGACTTGGGATCGCGGGTTCACTTCTAAACGAGCCGAAGCTGATCATTCTCGATGAACCTACGAATGGCCTTGATCCGCAAGGCATGAAGGAGATCAGAGTAATGATCGGACAGCTTGCTGCAGAGCAAGGCATCACTTTCCTCATCTCTAGCCATCTGCTGCATGAAGTCGAACAAATGTGCAACAAAATCGGCATTATCCGATGCGGTAAGCTGGTGGCGGAAGGCGATGTCCAGCAGCTGCTCGCATCCGGTGGATCCAGAACGCTCGAGCAATACTTTTTGAACATAACGGAAGGAGAGGGTAGGTTGTGATTCGGTTGATTCAAAACGAGCTTTATAAAACATTCAGATTAAAGAAAATGTATATTTTTATAGCCATCCTGATCATCCATGCTTGCATGACCGTCTATTTTTATCAGTCTGGCGGGGAATGGAAGTCGGTCATTGTTACGCCGAATGGGCAATCCCTTCCTTTAG from Paenibacillus ihbetae includes:
- a CDS encoding ABC transporter ATP-binding protein, which codes for MENNILLDAKGLTKTFGTRTAVDRLDLRIEQGDIYGFLGTNGSGKTTTIRMLTGLIHPDAGEVRIGGYRLRSHFKDAIALVGAIVEQPAFYAYLSAYDNLMLAANLLKDVTRTRVLEVLELVGLTDRAKDKVGSYSLGMRQRLGIAGSLLNEPKLIILDEPTNGLDPQGMKEIRVMIGQLAAEQGITFLISSHLLHEVEQMCNKIGIIRCGKLVAEGDVQQLLASGGSRTLEQYFLNITEGEGRL
- a CDS encoding signal peptidase II, yielding MYSDEKDLKNTERSCRSGPLLHNSVVDMIQVYFINFPVFNAADSFLSIGVIIVIFSSLRELPVRDHDHDMPPQ